The nucleotide window ATGTCTTGTGTAATCTTTGGTCCTAACTCCTAATACATTGTTGTCttcccataaaaaaaaatgcaaaatttggagattttttttttttttttttgaagactGTCTTGTGGAAGTGGACTTGGCATGTTGCAGTTCTTCACCTAAAATATTTGAATACTtcgtattttattttataatctAAAACTGAAGAGTACAATACAACTAATTGAGGTCAATACAATACAAGACATCTCATTTATAAAGACGAGACTTATGACACTGAATCAAATGGTACTATATATGCTCATATACTGATAGATTTGCTCCGAACAAGTATAATTGTACTGTGCTATTTTAAGCAAGGAATATACTTTTATTTCCCAACTTTCATGTTCGCATTGAAGATGGTCTATTCCTGTCATTCATTGATTAATTAACatttaaaccaaaaccaaaagaatGACAAATAAGCTTGAGGTGACAAAATTAGTTGTTTTAAGGAATACATGTGACTtgattttcttgaaattttttgtgttcttggaaTTAGCGATTACAAATTGTAACGGTAACAATTATAATTGGCAAAACTTGAAAATAGTTTTCTTGTTGATCCATGAATATTggtgtgatttttttttgtttttgtttttgggtagaATGAAGGGCTACAGCACAAAAGAAACTTATAAAAGTGTATCCCCTATCCTAGCTAGACTCAAAACAACGCCAAAAACCTTACAAGAGAAGAAGGGAGGCCCGACTCAAACGAATAGCTTAGTTGGCTAAGTAATCAACAATAAAAGCTCTTTTCTTGATGCgcgcctaaaccctaaaacctaaataATGGATATGAAGTGGTTACAGGCTTATGAGAACTTAACAATGAAAGTGCATAAGAGTAGAAGCATTGCTAGAAAGTCAAGTACAGGCCAGGTAATTGGAATTAATGGATATAGACTACATGCTGATGCTTGATCATGCACATCCAATATTGGTGTCGATCTTCATCTATTGAATGATCACTCTTCGTTtcgatctttttctttctttgtttttcaatgAATGTTCCATTTTTTCACGCCTTAATTACAAGCTTAAGTTTTgcaaacagaaagaaaggaaaCACGATTCAGACAAATCTCAAATAAAAACTGCAGTGTCCACACTTACTGGTCATCAAACTTCTTCATGCTTGGTTGCTATGTCAACCAAGCTATTAAAAGCTTTGGAAGAGCTACCATCACCTTCAACAGCGGATTGAGCTAGATTTTTTagaacttttattttttctctcatttcattTCCGGCTTTGCCCCTCAAAATTAGTTCCAATGCCTTGATTGCTCCATGTTTTGTAAGGACCCCTCCCTCAATGCCCACACCAATCCCCCAAACAGTCTCCACAGTCCTCATGTTCAGGATTTGGTCTCCAAAAAATGGCCGGCCTATCATAGGCACACCACCAACAATACTCTCCAAAGTCGAGTTCCACCCGCAATGTGTCACAAAAACTCCAACTGCAGCATGCTCTAAAATTTGTACCTGCGGAGCCCAGGAAACTaattttccatttaggctactCTTGTCACAGCCCTTGGGCAATATGTCATCTGGGTTGCCCCTAAATGACCAAATAAATGGGAACGCACTTTCAATCAAGGCTTCTGCAAATGCTGCTAGCTCATGAGGTGGTGGTCTCACCACACTTCCAAAGCTAATATATACCACGGATGCAGGCTTATGCTTGTCCAACCACTCCAAGCAGCTGCTGTCGTCCTTCAGTAATGGCGGCGACGGCGATGTTAGATTGAAGGGTCCAACATTGAGGAACTTCTGGAATCTTGATTTGAGCTCGTTCACAACGTCCGGTTCTGCTTCCTCTAATGAGTTAATGGCAACCGCGGCCGCCTTTGGCAGCTGTTGTCCCATTTTGTGTAACAAGGATGATATTGGTGACTCTAAATTCCCTGATACCACTCCCTCAGGTAAATCAGCTACCTCAAGTTTGGAAAATCCAGGAAGGAACTCGAGGGTTTTCTCTGCATttcatgaaaaaaataaatgcatTTAATGATCGATCAGAAGGACCAGCGGTAAGGCTATACTTTTGTTAATGCCTTAATTTGCAAGAAGTTCATTTTCACGGTTATGCTCACCAAACATTTAAGTTTCTCAACCCACCATAATGTCTAAGTCAGTATTATCACTGTCAGATTCTCAATAGCACCAATATTAAAAGCACTTCCTAATGGCAAAACTACTTGATAAGTTGATATAAATCCAGTTTCAAGTATGCATCCATTCTCTAATTTGAGCCATATTTACATACTAAGATTAATTAGCAAAATTGATCCTTACCATCGGTTCCAAGTACCCTTTGTCGTATTAAGTCTGTGGCAGCATGAACAAGAAGGGAACGAGGACCAGCCGTCCAAAGTGGTACCCAGGGAAGCTTCATCTCTTCCGCCATATCTCCCGCGAACCAAAAGAAAGCATCCGTCACCAGACACCCTATCTTCAGCCCGGAATCCGCCTCAGCCTCCTTCATCGCGCTCCTAAAGTTGGCCGGTGCCGCCTTGAGAAAGAAGCCAATTGCCTGCTCTGGGTGGCCGGAGGGCACGAAACCCTCCGGCAACCCATCGGGGATGTCGTAGGTCTTCACATTAAGGAATGCCGAGGCCTTGGAGGTGGGCGAGAAGAGGGAGCTGTTGGCTTTAGAAGTAGTAATGAAAGAGAAGATTGTGTCGGGTGCGGCGGCAGCGAGTCGAAGAACGAGGCTTAGAAGAGGGCCTGCATGGGTTCCGAAAGGGAAGGCCAAAGCGGCGACATGGTGGTGATACTGAGTCGAGGGTTGTTTAGGGTTTTGGCCGGCCATAGTTGGTTGAAATGTAGAACTTCTGTTTGCTGTAGGGTGATTTATTTATACGAGGGATAGAAAGAGAGCGAGACGGGTAGGTTGGTTGCAGAAAGATGCCCTCAAAAAACTCATTTACGACAATACCATTCcagcttatttttattttttcgtaAAGTTCACGGATTTGTGGTTGTTGGGAAATGTGAAAGATTAATGACGCGGCGGAAGACGGATAGAGCGGGAAATTGGTTGGTTGTGAAACGAACAACAGGGAAGTTAAAAGTTGAGGTGGAACTTATCACATCTTAAAATAGCTAATAAATGTAAACCAAAtatttctcaaaaaataaaaaataaatgtaaacaaaaagaaaaataactaataaaaATATCTTTTAATGTTGACCCACATTTAAGTTCTTTGCTCTTAAGATATAACGTCCTTTTCACTCAGCAAATCAGAACATAATCCTAGCACCCTACAACGGTCAGAGGCTACTGCCATTGGCGCCGTTGGCTATACAGGAGGCTCTGACTCCCCTTTTATTTGGTCACTGCTAGATCCTGGCAGTGGAGTGAAATTCCCGAGTCCGAACAAGAATTTCATATTCCAACCAAAAACAAGCAAATTCCAACCAAAAACAAATAGAACAATTCAAGTATTCAACCTTTTCAAAAAGATAAAGAACAATAGAATCAGCAGAGTGATGAAGAAATGGGAGACTTTTTGGGTGTTTATTGTTTTACCAGTACAAAATAAAAGGATGAAATTTTGAGGCCTCAAGCCCTCAAAGGAGCGTCTTCAGTCCCACGGTCCAAAAGAATGCAGTGCAGTTGTAAGACGcaggttttggattttttttttaatatatatatatatcaaaacattCTCACAATCTCACTGTTGATTGGTGAGCACCACATGCCTGCATCGATATCAAGACGACAAGACCACCGCATGCCTGCAGGCCGACcctccaaatatatatatatatatatatatatatatatgtatataatttaTCCAGAGTGAGAATTTCAGAGCGAAGTTagggtttatggtcactttttggtctcatatccacatcttggccgttcagtttttaggtactaatgtatagatcatatatacaaaatttcagccaaattgatgatctttaagatatctaactcacttaaaccagtggacgaattgaatctgtccaacctaaaccgtactagctttaagacagttcaatgccttaacgaccatcaatttggttgaaattttgcaaagatgatctatacattagtagctTAAAACTGAACGATCGATATGTGgaaatgcgaccgaaaagtgaccataaaccgTAACCTCGTTCTGAAATTTCAGAGCAAGgcatcgctctggataggatatatatatatatatatatatatatatatatatttatatgtatgtatatatgatGTGCAATTTGATACGAGGCCTTCCCTAAACTGAGGCCCAAGGCCACCGCCTTGTCTGCCTTGGTCACCGGCCGGTCTTGTTCCCAACTGAGTTATTCAGGTGGTATGGTGCAGCAAGACATGTGATGAAggtttgttttccaattctGGGTGGAGGCGCTGTTTTTGGTCTTTTAAAGCCTATAATGGCGGTGGGGCTTTACTTGACTATGGTAGCAGTGGTGGCCTTGCTTTGTCGAGAAGTTGCCGTCGTTGCAGATAAAGTCGGAGATGATGGTGGCATGTCGCTGTATGAAGGTGCCAGGATCACTAGGCCTTGCGACAAATGAAGGTGCACCACTAGTGCTAGTGTGCGGCAGTGATGTCGACGCGACCGGTTTGCTATGATTGATGTCGTTGATATTGTCAGGCGGGCTCCAATCTTGGCTGGAGTTGCAGTGTTACGTCCCAAACCTAAATttatcggtttactagtcatttggacggtaaacgacaattactttcactttttactttgtttcgatacttttagtggccctaaaaagttgacttttcgttcgggtcaaaatttgagaaaatgttctccatggaagttgtagaggacgttaaaccgagcgcgtgcatatgtggtacgtaaaaatcggagttcgtatgcgaaagttataagagaaaatgtaaaagttactgttcacggtaagtttctataaatataggaagttactgtggtaagtttccatttttggaaacctactgactttgctctctcctctcccccgaccctttcttcctcttaggtccggtttcttcttcctccgatttctcccttctccggccgacccacgactgAATCTGGGCACCGACAAGCTCGCCTTCTCCTCCTTGTCACGCctatggtggtgttttgcggtggctcagccggaggagctcggaattgagccgTGAAGATTACTGTAGCTAAACGgaggtttcgtcgatttccggcgattctggccatatccggccaccaaaccggcgtcgaaggtgcggtttttgccaaggatcatttcccccctagccttgagccacaatttgcagtgtggaggtcgaatcgacgatttcaaattctagggttcttgggtttttctggaaaaaattCACCGGCCAATTTGGATCACTTActggtaaaattggaacttcttgtagttgtgaaaaatgcttggactgttgagtaggtggtgctgccaaaatttggtggccatcggaagtGGTGGCCGCGGgagcgtggggcccacgcgctgccactgttggtggcgcatggaggcgtGTAAGGCAGTGTTTTAaattcagtttttagcccattaaattgtagaaatgttgtagagcttgtatgtgaagtttgttgaattttggaggagtttggaattgtttgtgattttccgaagtttggagttttgagattgaattgtgggaaatccgacggtcggatttccctcgttttcgttgtggaatatgttaattggggaattggtgttgtgggagagatttgggtggaatttgagaagtattggagattgggattttcgggtttcgtttaggttcgtatttattttttcggattaccgtttatggaaatataattgtgtacaggacgatgtcgcgagctacggttaaatgaaggaactcgtatgtgtggtcgcccaatagtactgtgagtggacttttatagttaaagaatgatgcatgcatttatttttccctaaaataataatttatttattattttattatcgagcataatattttgccttggattataattttgacattgttTTTCTATATGAATTTCGGTTACGAATCTATTATGCTCgggtttggatttatgatttatttttggaAATCATGATTTTCGATggattattttccgaggtgattttcggaaatttataatacatttcTATTCGTCAATATTGAGATTTCTGGAATATttttcgaaaatgggattttcgataGAATTATATTTATCGATTATTTCTCACCTAATGGTTTATGatttcgagaatattttggcgtgcggggtcacgttgTTGAATTATGTACTTTCTCGTGAGGTGTTGtggaagccttactgattttcgagtTTTCGTGTGGTTTTaaaccaccatacctgggtcgtcatttttattgctagctagcctattaatactcctccctacttactatgtgttcgtgggtgagtagagcagagcatgggatgctccagagtgtgggacactccgacccgagcctgggaggctcccttatttgtatggtgagaacttcttccccacatttgattgataccttcagctagcggggctagctcgattttcttttgaccagcggggctggaatgttttcaCGAATTTTTGTGTTgcgagaaatatgttttatccacgttgcatgcattgagtttttaaaggaataaatatgggaaagtattaaagctttTTCTTTCGTTTGAATTatcttacttatttatttttgtccactcactctaacgtgttttacattactttcccctgggcccttcggtttcaaatacccagcttgcaggcgaattagtggaggtcgggcgtacatggcatttgaggcatagttgtcactacttccgcagtgtaggatcccttgatcctttactcttctttttatatccctgtgtattagtagtattgctctgataacctttgggattagtattgttgagttttgtgttttgtgaaagtggagttgttggtaattgggagcagggtggctccaggagtataaggttggtttgcttgaagtgtttttgtgtgttttacaggtttttgggtagtccattttaggggtgactctgccgaatttttagtagagttatccctaaggtgggccctacAGGGCCACCtctgatttcagggtgaaattcgaggcgggtcctgtcatgcaGCCTTGCAGGGAATGTCGGAGCTGATGGTGGTCTACGTTTGGGTGCCATTGttatgggtgtccaaatcattgTGGCCAGCTGTGTACCTGAGCAGTATTTGGACCCAATTTCGATTCCAGGTTCAGTGATCTTGAGGGCAACAGTGGCGGTGAGGCTACCTGCCATTTGGAAGGTGACGATAGCGTCTACATGGTACTAGATCTGTCACAAGGTCAAGATGGGCCTCTTGCGCTGCTCGCTAGGCGTCGAACCTTGCAATTTGACTTGGCCATGGTTTTCTTGGGTCCAGATGAACTATTGGGTTGTTTAACccatttttattttagtttgtttaGACTTAGCCTATTACTATGCTTAACTGATTCATAGTTGAATAGACTtactttaaataagtgagcaagACATGTCGAATGAGTAGACCTATCCTATGAACCACAGTGTTACCTCCACAACTCcttgtctgtctatagatggcagcgggaggatatgtaatggctgCTCTGGCCTGacctttattaataaaaatctCTATGATGatgttattcaaaaaaaaaaaatcagaatttaatcaACATTTACGGATAAATTGGAACAACACTAGAGCTTTCAtacaatattttttctttttaaaaaaattacgAATCTGGCTAAATGACTCTAAACATTGTTTTATGAAATGATGTCTCACAATACAAATGTAACTTATCATTATATCCAGTTTCAAATTTAGAATACTAAAGAAAATGATTGTTATACATTTGAGAACATTACTAGCTAGTAGACCTATCAATGACAAGGATTTGATCTAGATCTCCAAACCAGATATGTGATTATTGGACAAGTTTGGATTTCAAAATACAAACTCATAATTGTTGTGTACTAAAAATGATAGGATTGATACCTTATGatctttccttatattgccatcacaaaattctgattggattgttaccaagtgtctgatgtgggccttggattgttatattggccaagtctccgatatgagacttttgtcccaatttccaatgtgggaattggattgttaattaatttgtgcagacctagagtaaggtgcacgtgagggggcgtgttgaaGAGGAAatatctcacattggaaaagtgacagaTAAAagataacttataagtgggtggctcttacccaattgtaccgaggccttttgtgattaaaatccAATACCTAATCGGTGATTAAGTtgagacaatatcggtacaatggtgggacacaggccacgcttgtcgctgtttaacagatATACGTTAAGCCTAGAGGAGGTGATTAAACTCGATTAATATTTGAGTTACAATGGACTGCAACAACCTTGCAGCCTCAATAAAACCTAAtcttaaaaataaatacataatcTTTCTTTCCCTAAACACACaacaaaaatcataaaaataagAACATAAACACAGAGGATATTattaacacaataaaatctcAAACTGAGGTAAACAACTAGACTTTATAATTTCTTAAGGCTATTGTAGCATGACTTCTCCACCTCAAATCTGGGGAGGATAACCCACATAAACATAAAGAAAGAGATACTCTTGGCTTGTGAGATGACCGATGTGGTACCGGTCAAGGGTTCTTTGATGGTCAAGTTAGCTACGCTCAGAAAGTGTAATCATAAAGAAATGAATTGGAAATGGATGGGTTTATCATTGTGGCAGAGTGGATTCGAGAGTTTTCCCATAATAGTTTCATTGTAACTTACTGGAGGCAAAGCATAAAaattctttatatagagaaccTTGAGGGAGTAAATCTTGGCCATGTGAATCTAGAGGCTTGAGgcaaataattaaaatgtagCCTCACATGATAtccaaacaatttttttttcttttgcagagAACTACAAAATAATGTGTTTGAATAAAATTAACTATAGAACTAATAAccaaaagaagaggaggaatcTTTGTCTTCCAATTCAAGGATAGGGCTGTGAAGGATAGAATTCTCTCAGGGGGTCCATGGTTTTACAACAATTTCATGTTGATGCTGGCCGACAATGACTGCATTTCTGATCTCAAGGCAGCTCCGCTGCACCTCCTTAAGGTATGGGTAGCGGTGAAGGGTTTGCTCCTTGCTATGCGCAATGAAAAGGCTTTAACTCTGATCGGACGGGTGTTGAGGACTTTCGTTTGGGTTGAAGGGGGGGTGCAGTGGAAGGACCCGGTTCAGAAGGTCAGTGTGATTCAAGATGTCTGTCGGAGGATCCGGGCAAGACGGATGTTTTGAGTTTTCACCGGTGGTCTCAGTGATAGTTGAGCTTCAATATGAGAAATGTCATGGTCTCTGTGCAGCTTGTGATTTCTTCCGGCATGGAGGTGGTGGTTGTGACAGGAGATTGGAGATGGAGATGCTCCCTCTGGTAGTGTTGGGCTGTGATGGTTCGGATCATGCGGGGCTGCATTTGGCACCTAGTTTGCCGACTTTTGTGGCGGTGGTTGGAGGGTTGGGGATGCCTTATGTAGTGTCGAAGGGACTAGCAAAGCTAGAAGTGGCTGAAGCGGCTACAGTGGTAGACCTAGGATCGGCAGCTGCTGCAAGTGCAACACAGGCTCTTCCTAAAATCGCGGCGGGAAACCTTAATTTTGAATTAGGGTTGACCGCTAGGTTGGCTGGGTTGACTGGGCCAGAGATGCATATGGTTGGGCTGGGCCTCAATTCTGATGGAGCCAACATGGAGGGCTTTGCTGTTGGGCCTGTTTCTGTTGAAAATCATTCAAAGGTAGCTTTGGGTGTGAAGAGGAAGCAGTTCAAGCCTAGTTTAGCGATTATACCTCGAGAGTTTCAGCTGGGTGGTTTGGTGGATGTTCCGGTTTCTTTGGGTTAGCTCCAAAGAAAAGGGGTCTCCCTCGCAAAAGTACTTTAGCAAAGAAAATTGAAGGTTAGTACTAATGCAGGTTCGGATATGAGCTCTAACTCGACAAGGAAGGAGTTGTTTATTGTTTAGTTGTTCTGGCTGGGGTTTCAGCCTGTGTGAGTGTGATTAAATTTCTataagtcttctatgacgtttctagttttcttgcttgtaccacaattgggTGATTGACAAGTGAGgcctagttgaatgatttctttcggTAGAAAGCAAAGCTTTGTCATTCTTGGATATGCTTGCTTAAATGTGAGCTTTCCAATGTTTTTAATTAGTTTGCTTTAATTTGGATATGTTTTATTAGATTTCTTGCCGGAATTCTTGTGTAAGCTTTGTAAGTTATGACTATTTAGCTGTTGGTTATTGAATAACaatcaacttttattaaaaatatatatatatatatatatattttatttttgaatagatataaatttttataatataaaaaatttaaagattttttattttttttatggtcAGTGTTATAattcaatgaaaaataaaatgtcaGATTTAAACTAAAAAGAGGCTTGCAAGGTTCAcgtagtagaaaagaatacttcaattcagggttaattcgatgattctattcatcccacaatgagggtatatatacaagtacaaaggagtagtctaactctaataggaaacaatttttccataattacaggatatcctaattaaataaaatcctaattacatacagatttacagcgattctacactccccctcaagttggtgcatagatgtctatcatgcccaacttgttgactgagctgtcaaatacctttctGGACACTcatttagtaagaacatcagctaattgctcatctgagtttacaaatggaaagtgaataacctttctgtcaagattttctttaataaaatgacggttaacctccacatgctttgttctatcatgctgaactggattatgtgcgatctcaatggcagctgtattatcacaatgcaaatccataggctttttaagaTTGTAACCtaggtctttcaagacattacgaatccacaacatttcacagactccgtgtgtcatacctcggaactcagcttctgcacttgatctggcaacaactttctgctttttactacgccaagtgacaaggttccctctaacaaaagtgaagtacccagatgtagaacgtctgtcagttttatcactagcccaatctgcatctatgtatacaacaacttccaattcatcttttttctgaaatagtaaccctttacctggcgccatcttcaagtacctcaaaatatgaaagactgcatccatacgctcttcactaggacaatgcataaattgactaacaacactcacaacataagcaatatcaggtctagtatgtgaaagataaatcaaccttcctacaagacgttaataccttcctttatcagttggaacttgaccaggatagatagcaagtccgtgattcatctcaatgggtgtctggATGGGtttgcagtccagcatccccgtttcagcaagtaaatcaagaacatatttcctctgtgaaagtgaaatccccttcttagaccttgcaacttcaatactcaaaaaatacttcagttgtcccagatccttcatttcaaactcctttgacaaatacttttgcaattcatttatctctttcggatcatctcctgtaacaatcatgtgatgacctggttttctgttatttaaatttggtatttaataatggaccagttgtacgaataattgttatcatgctttattcgtagattTTTTTATGGAGtagaatgattttcgtacgtataataattgaatttcacagtttagggggtcgtgtgaagtttgattttttatatgttgggattctcggaaaatttccttcacgaaagttgtagagcgcgtcgatacgagttcgtggacaggtggaacgcgtaaatcggagttcgtatgaggaagttatggctatggaaagaagtttccattttagtatataaagggaaaattagaatttttatttcattatttccctttccatttccggaaaccataccctctctctctcttctctctcgtccgctccctcagtatcgaagattttcgactgacccgacccgaacccggccgatccgacccgacttttccggccaactgcggcggtctccggccttgaaacttggtcagcagggtcgcctcttccgtctggtcgtccct belongs to Rosa chinensis cultivar Old Blush chromosome 4, RchiOBHm-V2, whole genome shotgun sequence and includes:
- the LOC112197736 gene encoding anthocyanidin 3-O-glucosyltransferase 7, with product MAGQNPKQPSTQYHHHVAALAFPFGTHAGPLLSLVLRLAAAAPDTIFSFITTSKANSSLFSPTSKASAFLNVKTYDIPDGLPEGFVPSGHPEQAIGFFLKAAPANFRSAMKEAEADSGLKIGCLVTDAFFWFAGDMAEEMKLPWVPLWTAGPRSLLVHAATDLIRQRVLGTDEKTLEFLPGFSKLEVADLPEGVVSGNLESPISSLLHKMGQQLPKAAAVAINSLEEAEPDVVNELKSRFQKFLNVGPFNLTSPSPPLLKDDSSCLEWLDKHKPASVVYISFGSVVRPPPHELAAFAEALIESAFPFIWSFRGNPDDILPKGCDKSSLNGKLVSWAPQVQILEHAAVGVFVTHCGWNSTLESIVGGVPMIGRPFFGDQILNMRTVETVWGIGVGIEGGVLTKHGAIKALELILRGKAGNEMREKIKVLKNLAQSAVEGDGSSSKAFNSLVDIATKHEEV